Genomic DNA from Cloeon dipterum chromosome 3, ieCloDipt1.1, whole genome shotgun sequence:
GGGAACAGAAtactaaaattcaatttgaaaagtcAAGTATATTTTGCTGGGGGCCAATTATTCCCCACCTATTTGTACCAAAGTgggttttcatatttttatctgtcATAAAGACAATTGAAAAGGGCGGATATATTTCCGGAATGAAACCAATAGACTGTCCTTTTGTCAATTCCTCGTTTAATATccaccattttaatttaaaatgattaaaattctttaattactCTACTTGTCAAGCGTATTAAGTAGCTAAAGTATAGGACTGTGGGAGTTAGGATAGGGTACCAATTAAAAGAGGAGCTCAAACATGACCTGCAAATGAACCTGCATTTATAACGCTCTAATTACAGATGAAAAGGTTTCGCTCGCAGGCCAAATCTACGATTTGGTTGACCGATACCTGCGAAGACTGGACCAAGAGCTTCATAAGTTCAAATTGGAGCTGGAAGCCGATAACAAAGGGATAACAGAAATACTCGAGAAAAGTGGGTCTAGGAGCCATGATTTACTTGCTGAGCATATTTATGTGTTTTCCATGAATTAGGGTCTTTGGAACTCGACCAACCGGTGCAAAGCGCTCAGAAAGAGAACCGATATAGTTTTGGCATGCAAAGGAATCCAGGTTTGTAGACCCCAAAAAGTATATGTGCGGCCGAATTTTATGGACTGATTTCTCGGTAAAGCTGAAAAAAGATCGAGTAGCACTCCACAAGCGTTGCTTGAGAAAAAAGTTGCCGTGGAGCGAACCCCGAGCGGCTCTGGCTCGCAGCACGCGCACCCGCAAATCGAGGCTAGGCCGCTGAGCAACAGCGTGAGCATGCTGTCCtcgcagcaacagcaacagcagacGCCGCAGCAGATCAACTTCTCCTTAAGCCACATCGGCGCAGGAAGCTCTGCTATCGCAGCCGCGGCGTCGCAAGCCATTGCTGCCACTCAGCAAGTAATGAACTCTGGGACGAAAGGGGTAGAGGCTTTATTTCGGGTTCTCCTTTTACAAATCGTGTTTTGCGTGCATATTTTGCATTAGCCCTCTCCAGCATAATGTGATGTTGAGTTCATGTTTAGTCCActggatttcaatttttttttgcttgcgATTTgaaatacgattttttttttaaaaaaagagtgcATAGAATGACGTCTGCTGTTTGTGGATTCATGATAGTTAACTTCGCTTTGGAGTTGGTTTCTTTATGGGAACAACTTGCATGATTTTAACAGGATTAAACacatcgtcctggtcccggcaaaattgcgtaactttcaacaaccaaacgtgaatttcctttttcaagaaaaggtcaacaatcaattcaacaatgaaaatttgggtgtttgttgaacgttgctcaattttgccgggaccaggacgacaTATATTTAAccaattcaaaacatttttagtgaGTGAGAATAGAAGTTGGTTGAGAGGAGAGCTGTCTAATGTTTGGCGgttttttcctcttaatttttgttggtcCAAACATTTGTCTAAAggaagctaatttttttcgttttaactAGACCGCGTGGAAAGTTAAGGAATGAGATGCCTTGACCGATTATGACTCCTGTAGAAACAGATTGAGAGCATTCCTTTGttcaaaatagaaattttctaCTTGCTTGTAcaggatttgaaaatttaaataagttgcAAAGGGatgcgaataaataaaaacaaacccaAGCTACAATTGATTGATATTcgaatttctggaaaatttattgaagctTTCAACTCCTGACCCCAAAAGCAAATAGAAAGTTTCTACTTCCAACTAATCATAACttgtttttttagcttttttttaACCACATATTATCGTCTTGGTGCATAGCTCAACAAACAAactcaaatttcaatgttgcaagaaaagggcaaccaTCAATTCAACAAAGACAGAAAGAAGCTGTGCGCAATTTTTACAGCACCAGGAGAATTTAAGTTAATTATTGAGTCCTCAACAAGGAATTACTTCCCtacgtgaattttaatcaaattaatttttttccaagccCTTTACATATAGTCGGCCTGTGTAGTTTTAAGTCTAGAAATTCCGATTGAAACGATTGGAGGTCTTTTGAACGGCAAAACATTAGGCCAAAATTACAGAAATgcggaaaaatctaaaattatattttttaaacttgttttttctcttaaagtgtcaatatttttgatttgataCGAAATTTAAGACCCGtcaaatcaaagtttttagattttcatttaacttttGTCATCAAAAGAGTTAGAGATTAgagaaactttaaaaaagtgtgGTCTTCAGGAAAATTCGCCTGTTTGATCAgttattgtttcaaaataatgtattttcaagtcaaatttgtcttttaaaaatgcgcCTTTCATCTCTGAGAGAAAACCGACTAAAATAACAACTAATTTGGTCTCAAATATGGACTAAATCTACCAAGTCTTTAGGAATGATGTCTTTCGTTTGACTAGACCATCTAATTTCCTACCTTACTGTGAAAAAATGTCATGAAGCAATCAACAATCTCtgactcaaattaatttcccgagCAGCTTTGATTCTCGTTAATCTCGTCAGGGCATGcttttaggaaaataattttgaattacacttgttttgaaaacattaggaaaaaaatacgCTTAAGAACTATAAATTTCCAACGCAACTTTGCTGATGGCTCTAGTAAAACTAATTTACTTGCATTgtattaatgaaatattttgaagaaattgcgCAACTAACGCCATCATTGTTTTCTTTGTTCCGCAGATGCAGCAGGGCAGAAGAACAGCAAGCCTCAAGGCAAGCTACGAGGCGATCAACACCGGAATCAACCCCCACGAGCTCAGCATTGGCCGAGAACTCGCTGGTGCAGCGCAATCCGCCATTGCAGCCGCGATTTTGCCTGAACAGCCCAAGAAACAAAAGAGGTAAAGCGTCATTCTTCAActctaaattaaaacagattacttcagtataaaaataatggaaattttaagaaaaatattggaatgcaaatgaaatatttttttattagctgCTATTTGCATCTAcataacataaataatatttcaatttaatgaaacaattCAAAAGACAACGgtgtatttataaaatatacaaatataGCAGGAGGACCAGCACTGCTGCATCATTGGTCAACGCGTCTGCAAACCCGGCTCCAAGTGCGTCAACTCTAGCTTCGTCCACAATGCTCTCCATGACTGTTGAGCCGTCTCCGCCCACAGCGTTGACTGATGAGGTATACGACACCGTTACTGATGGCAACGCTGACAACACCGACTGGAACTACGACCCAAACGAGCCCCGGTACTGCTTCTGCAATCAGGTGTCCTACGGAGACATGGTTGCTTGCGACAATGAAGaagtgagtatttttttattccatgttttttttacttaaaacttTTCTCCGGCTAATAAAAGTTGTTGCATTgccaaattaggaaaaaataactttgccttaaattttctttttaaattagaaaagagcTTAAGTTTCCCT
This window encodes:
- the Ing3 gene encoding inhibitor of growth protein 3 isoform X1, whose amino-acid sequence is MLYLEDYLEMIEHLPQELRDRFTDMREMDLQVQNSADSLEKQMKGFFGKAKKLKQVERDVEHSAILKDYYKALEIADEKVSLAGQIYDLVDRYLRRLDQELHKFKLELEADNKGITEILEKRSLELDQPVQSAQKENRYSFGMQRNPAEKRSSSTPQALLEKKVAVERTPSGSGSQHAHPQIEARPLSNSVSMLSSQQQQQQTPQQINFSLSHIGAGSSAIAAAASQAIAATQQVMNSGTKGMQQGRRTASLKASYEAINTGINPHELSIGRELAGAAQSAIAAAILPEQPKKQKSRRTSTAASLVNASANPAPSASTLASSTMLSMTVEPSPPTALTDEVYDTVTDGNADNTDWNYDPNEPRYCFCNQVSYGDMVACDNEECPFEWFHYPCVNITAPPKGKWYCNRCTHHMKRRGSRK
- the Ing3 gene encoding inhibitor of growth protein 3 isoform X2, whose amino-acid sequence is MLYLEDYLEMIEHLPQELRDRFTDMREMDLQVQNSADSLEKQMKGFFGKAKKLKQVERDVEHSAILKDYYKALEIADEKVSLAGQIYDLVDRYLRRLDQELHKFKLELEADNKGITEILEKRSLELDQPVQSAQKENRYSFGMQRNPAEKRSSSTPQALLEKKVAVERTPSGSGSQHAHPQIEARPLSNSVSMLSSQQQQQQTPQQINFSLSHIGAGSSAIAAAASQAIAATQQMQQGRRTASLKASYEAINTGINPHELSIGRELAGAAQSAIAAAILPEQPKKQKSRRTSTAASLVNASANPAPSASTLASSTMLSMTVEPSPPTALTDEVYDTVTDGNADNTDWNYDPNEPRYCFCNQVSYGDMVACDNEECPFEWFHYPCVNITAPPKGKWYCNRCTHHMKRRGSRK